A single window of Neosynechococcus sphagnicola sy1 DNA harbors:
- the crtB gene encoding 15-cis-phytoene synthase CrtB — translation MLQLSEFPRMTTLASLEHAYELCRQITAKYAKTFYLGTLLMPEAKRRAIWAIYAWCRRTDELVDGPAARLTTAKTLDEWEAQLESAFAGNPADDLDVALVDTIKQFPLDIQPFRDMIAGQRMDLYRSRYETFEDLNLYCYRVAGTVGLMSTVVMGVQPPRSTTPWDCGQSQTTPTEEAVALGIANQLTNILRDVGEDARRGRIYLPQEELARFNYTEQDLMNGVVDNRWRELMCFQIQRARKFYAQAEKGINVLSEDARWPVWAALMLYSKILDAIERNQYDVFRCRAYVPNVRKLLCLPTALLRAKVL, via the coding sequence ATGCTGCAACTGTCTGAATTTCCTCGCATGACCACTCTGGCATCTCTAGAGCACGCCTACGAACTTTGTCGGCAAATTACGGCGAAGTACGCAAAGACCTTCTACTTAGGGACGCTATTGATGCCAGAGGCAAAGCGTCGAGCAATTTGGGCCATCTATGCCTGGTGTCGTCGCACCGATGAACTAGTGGATGGCCCCGCAGCACGCCTCACCACGGCCAAAACCCTGGATGAATGGGAAGCTCAGTTGGAGTCAGCGTTTGCTGGAAACCCTGCTGATGACTTAGATGTGGCGTTGGTGGATACCATTAAGCAATTTCCCTTAGATATTCAACCCTTTCGGGATATGATTGCCGGACAGCGGATGGATCTCTACCGCAGTCGCTATGAAACCTTTGAAGATCTCAACCTCTACTGTTATCGAGTGGCGGGAACCGTGGGGTTAATGTCTACCGTGGTCATGGGAGTCCAACCACCTCGCTCTACAACTCCTTGGGATTGCGGTCAGTCCCAGACCACTCCTACCGAAGAAGCTGTAGCCCTAGGCATTGCCAACCAGCTGACCAATATTTTGCGAGATGTCGGAGAAGACGCCCGCCGGGGGCGTATTTATCTACCTCAAGAAGAACTAGCGCGGTTTAACTACACGGAACAGGACTTAATGAATGGGGTGGTCGATAACCGCTGGCGGGAATTGATGTGTTTCCAGATTCAACGGGCACGTAAGTTTTATGCCCAAGCGGAAAAGGGGATTAATGTCCTCAGTGAAGATGCCCGCTGGCCAGTGTGGGCAGCACTGATGCTCTATAGCAAAATCCTGGATGCAATTGAACGCAACCAGTATGATGTTTTTCGTTGCCGTGCCTACGTTCCCAACGTTCGTAAACTCCTATGTCTGCCCACAGCTTTACTGCGAGCCAAGGTACTTTGA
- the pgmB gene encoding beta-phosphoglucomutase has translation MTDTAEFHYRAWQRLADEAGLPFDRQANEALRGVSRRESLRLIVGDRPYSEAALEEMMDRKNRYYVESIQGITPEDVLPGVIELLDELRQAGIKIAIASASKNARSVIEKLGIANRVDAIADGYSVEHPKPAPDLFLYAATQLGLDSVHCIVVEDAAVGIEAAITAGMGTIGLGVADRIGNADIVLSNLNGVHLTDLQTKWSCTRPFVLMTQDHQLSRIQTARNQS, from the coding sequence TTGACGGACACTGCCGAATTTCACTATCGAGCCTGGCAGCGACTGGCTGACGAAGCCGGACTGCCCTTCGATCGGCAGGCAAACGAAGCGCTGCGGGGAGTGTCTCGTCGAGAATCGCTGCGGCTGATCGTGGGCGATCGCCCGTATTCAGAAGCCGCGCTCGAGGAGATGATGGATCGCAAAAACCGCTACTATGTGGAATCTATCCAAGGCATCACACCCGAGGATGTCCTGCCAGGGGTCATTGAGTTATTAGACGAACTCCGGCAAGCGGGAATTAAAATCGCGATCGCCTCTGCCAGCAAGAATGCGCGAAGCGTGATCGAGAAATTAGGGATTGCTAATCGCGTGGATGCGATCGCAGATGGCTACAGCGTCGAGCACCCCAAACCTGCCCCTGATCTCTTTCTGTACGCTGCGACTCAGTTAGGACTCGACTCTGTCCACTGTATTGTGGTTGAAGATGCTGCTGTTGGAATTGAAGCTGCTATTACTGCCGGCATGGGGACAATTGGACTCGGGGTAGCCGATCGGATTGGAAATGCTGATATTGTTTTATCCAATCTCAATGGGGTTCACCTGACGGATCTACAAACCAAATGGTCGTGTACCAGACCTTTTGTTCTGATGACTCAAGATCATCAGCTGTCGCGCATCCAAACTGCAAGAAACCAGTCTTGA
- the pds gene encoding 15-cis-phytoene desaturase yields MRVAIAGGGLAGLSCAKYLVDAGHTPLILERDSVLGGLVAAWKDEDGDWIETGLHAFFGAYPNMLQLLQELGIEERLQWKAHTLIFNQPEKPGTLSRFDVPDIPAPFNVILSILRNNDMLTWSQKIRFAIGLLPAIVRGQQYVEDMDRYSLLEWLRHQGIDEQVNTDIFIAASKALTFINPDEVSATIPLTALNRFLRERYGSKIAFLDGAPPERLCQPIVDYVTALGGEVRINAPLKQIVLNADGTVNHFLIRGLKDAPDTEIVADAYVSAMSVDALKLMMPEPWKSLAYFQQLAGLEGVPVINVQIWFDRKLTDVDQLLFSRSALLSVYADMSNTCREYADPDRSMLELVLAPAQDWIGQSEEAIIAATLQELTRLFPDQIPHPAQVLKAKVVKTPRSVYKATPGRQQHRPQQTTPITNFFLSGSYTMQPYLGSMEGAVLSGKLTAQAITLANPAPSAVTQALNSPLSQPATNAATV; encoded by the coding sequence ATGCGGGTAGCGATCGCGGGCGGCGGATTAGCAGGGTTATCCTGTGCAAAGTATCTAGTGGATGCGGGTCATACCCCCCTTATCTTAGAACGCGACTCGGTTTTGGGCGGCCTGGTAGCGGCCTGGAAGGACGAAGATGGCGACTGGATTGAGACTGGGTTACACGCTTTTTTTGGTGCCTATCCCAACATGCTACAACTCCTTCAGGAACTGGGCATTGAAGAGCGATTGCAGTGGAAAGCGCACACCCTGATTTTTAACCAGCCTGAAAAGCCTGGAACCCTCTCTCGCTTTGATGTCCCTGACATTCCAGCACCGTTTAATGTCATTCTGTCGATTCTTCGCAACAACGACATGCTGACCTGGAGCCAAAAGATCCGATTTGCGATCGGACTGCTCCCAGCCATTGTCCGGGGACAGCAATATGTAGAAGACATGGATCGGTATAGTCTCCTAGAGTGGCTCCGGCACCAGGGGATTGATGAGCAAGTCAACACCGATATTTTTATTGCGGCCTCGAAAGCGCTGACCTTTATTAATCCCGATGAAGTTTCAGCTACGATTCCCCTGACGGCGCTGAATCGTTTTCTCCGGGAACGGTACGGCTCTAAAATTGCCTTCTTAGATGGTGCGCCGCCGGAACGTTTGTGCCAGCCCATTGTTGACTATGTGACGGCTCTGGGAGGGGAGGTACGCATCAACGCCCCCCTTAAGCAGATAGTGCTAAATGCCGATGGTACTGTGAACCACTTCTTGATCCGAGGTCTGAAGGATGCCCCGGACACAGAGATTGTTGCCGATGCCTACGTCTCAGCGATGTCAGTGGATGCGCTGAAGCTGATGATGCCTGAACCCTGGAAATCCCTGGCCTACTTCCAACAACTGGCAGGGCTGGAGGGAGTCCCTGTGATCAATGTTCAAATCTGGTTTGATCGCAAGCTCACGGACGTGGATCAACTGCTGTTTTCCCGTTCGGCGTTGCTCAGTGTCTATGCTGACATGAGTAATACCTGTCGGGAGTACGCCGATCCTGATCGGTCGATGCTGGAGTTGGTTCTGGCTCCAGCCCAAGACTGGATTGGTCAATCGGAGGAGGCAATTATTGCCGCCACCCTCCAGGAACTGACGCGTCTGTTTCCAGACCAGATTCCACACCCCGCACAGGTGCTGAAGGCAAAGGTAGTCAAAACTCCGCGATCGGTCTATAAAGCCACGCCCGGTCGTCAACAACATCGTCCGCAGCAGACGACCCCGATCACAAATTTTTTCCTCTCAGGTAGCTATACCATGCAACCCTACCTGGGCAGTATGGAGGGGGCGGTACTTTCTGGTAAGCTGACAGCACAGGCAATTACATTGGCTAATCCTGCCCCATCTGCGGTGACCCAAGCGTTGAATTCGCCTCTTTCTCAGCCTGCAACGAATGCTGCAACTGTCTGA
- a CDS encoding helix-turn-helix domain-containing protein, with protein sequence MSQMHPTQVDQLKSIGADLRQKRQERSISLEEVAIKTYIPLQRLKALEDGQIDRLPEPVFVQGFIRRYGDAIGLDGGAIAKSFSTVLEPEPPIKTASRRSVSSITTATSPQGQFKFKSLYPLVGTVVTVGVAIGLGYWFTQDFLPHLSLQPQALPVPDPSPSLAPVVVSPTPRSIAADCYSSGNH encoded by the coding sequence ATGAGCCAGATGCACCCGACCCAAGTGGATCAGCTGAAGAGCATCGGAGCCGATCTGCGTCAAAAGCGCCAGGAACGCTCCATTTCTCTTGAAGAAGTGGCTATTAAGACCTATATTCCCCTCCAACGGTTAAAGGCCCTAGAAGATGGCCAAATCGACCGCCTACCAGAACCGGTATTTGTCCAAGGCTTTATTCGTCGCTACGGGGATGCCATTGGCCTTGATGGCGGGGCGATCGCTAAATCCTTTTCCACCGTTCTAGAACCCGAACCTCCTATAAAGACTGCATCCAGAAGATCTGTAAGCTCTATAACCACAGCCACCTCTCCCCAAGGGCAGTTCAAGTTCAAGTCTCTTTATCCTCTCGTCGGCACGGTTGTCACCGTTGGGGTTGCTATAGGCCTTGGCTACTGGTTCACACAGGATTTCCTACCCCACCTCAGCCTCCAGCCGCAAGCACTTCCAGTCCCTGACCCCAGCCCTTCCCTGGCTCCGGTAGTTGTCAGCCCTACCCCCCGAAGCATCGCCGCTGACTGCTACAGTTCAGGTAACCATTAG
- a CDS encoding sucrose synthase — MHKLIQAVLNSDEKKALHQLIDTLSISGKRYFLRNEIQQTFAECCHHLSQFGYAYHSSSLSQLMHYTHEIILDENSVWLVVRPWIASQQVWRLTLDLATGSEMTLQSLLDVLDRQVNCYQPHILNIDFQPFYQKSPVIDDPRNIGQGLAFLNRYLCNKLLTEFDYWLKALFNALHVLEYDGMQLLINDRIQSGVELSQQVKLGLKFLGEYAPDCPYKSLHLDLQALGFEPGWGNTASRTRETLELLNRLIEDPEPAILEAFVARVPAVFRVVLISINGWVSQESVLGRPEIRSQVDYVLEQARSLENQLQANIEQSGLELLGIHPQVIILTRLIPTCTETQCALPWKKVEGTDNTWILRVPFQEFNPAVTQNWISKFETWPYLESFAVDAERELLAKFGGKPNLIIGNYSEGNLVASLLARRLNAIQCNIAHSLEKPKYLFSNLYWQDLESQYHFSAEFTADLISMNAADFILTSSYQEIVGTPESLGQYESYKCFTMPNLYHVIDGIDLFSPKFNRVPPGVNEQIFFPYHQIKNQDAAKNAGIQALVFEQQKPHIFGHLDQPKKRPMLAVSSMSAIKNVTGLVECFGRSLELQTHCNLILLTNALDVVTTSNSEEGREISKLHALIDQYRLHGHIRWLDVRLSTHDLGEAYRAIADRQGIFIHFAKFEAFGRTILEAMISGLPTFTTQFGGSLEIIQDGTNGFHINPTDLDGSAEKILQFFHQCDTHPEYWYEISNRAIQRIQEQYNWPVHTRQLLLLTKIYSFWNYIYSDNRHGLQCYLEALFYLLYKPRAELILAEHLKR; from the coding sequence ATGCATAAACTGATCCAAGCCGTTTTAAACAGCGACGAGAAAAAGGCTCTACATCAGCTAATTGACACATTGAGCATCTCAGGCAAGCGCTACTTTTTGCGGAACGAAATTCAACAGACGTTTGCTGAGTGCTGTCACCACTTATCTCAGTTCGGTTACGCGTATCACAGCTCTTCTCTGAGCCAGCTGATGCACTATACCCATGAAATAATTTTGGATGAGAACAGCGTTTGGTTGGTAGTGCGTCCCTGGATTGCCAGCCAGCAGGTGTGGCGGCTTACCTTAGACTTGGCCACTGGCTCAGAGATGACACTTCAGTCGCTCCTTGATGTCCTCGATCGCCAGGTTAATTGCTACCAGCCTCACATCCTCAACATTGACTTCCAGCCTTTCTATCAAAAGTCTCCGGTCATTGATGACCCAAGAAACATAGGTCAGGGTCTGGCGTTTCTCAATCGCTACCTGTGCAATAAGCTGCTGACCGAATTCGACTATTGGTTAAAGGCATTGTTTAATGCCCTGCATGTGCTCGAATACGACGGCATGCAGCTATTGATCAACGATCGCATTCAGTCTGGTGTTGAGCTATCACAACAGGTTAAACTGGGACTCAAGTTTTTAGGGGAGTATGCCCCCGATTGCCCCTATAAAAGCCTTCACCTTGATCTCCAAGCTCTTGGATTTGAACCGGGTTGGGGCAATACCGCTTCTCGCACTCGCGAAACCCTGGAACTGCTGAATCGCCTGATCGAAGATCCCGAACCTGCAATTTTGGAAGCCTTTGTGGCGCGCGTCCCTGCGGTTTTTCGAGTGGTGTTGATTTCCATAAATGGTTGGGTAAGCCAAGAAAGCGTCTTGGGACGACCAGAGATCCGAAGTCAAGTTGACTATGTGCTGGAGCAAGCGCGGAGTCTAGAAAACCAACTCCAAGCCAACATCGAGCAGTCGGGTCTGGAATTGCTGGGGATTCATCCCCAGGTGATCATTCTCACCCGCTTGATTCCTACTTGTACGGAAACGCAATGCGCTCTTCCCTGGAAAAAGGTGGAGGGCACGGATAACACCTGGATTCTGCGGGTACCTTTCCAGGAATTCAACCCAGCCGTGACGCAGAACTGGATTTCTAAGTTTGAGACTTGGCCTTATCTCGAAAGCTTTGCGGTGGATGCAGAACGGGAACTGCTGGCAAAATTTGGAGGGAAACCCAATCTCATCATTGGTAACTATAGCGAGGGCAATCTGGTCGCATCTCTGCTGGCACGTCGTCTCAACGCCATCCAGTGCAACATTGCCCATTCCCTGGAAAAGCCGAAATACTTATTCAGCAATCTTTACTGGCAAGACCTAGAGAGCCAGTATCACTTTTCAGCCGAGTTTACCGCCGATCTGATCAGCATGAATGCTGCTGATTTCATCCTCACTTCCTCCTATCAGGAAATTGTGGGTACGCCGGAGAGCCTGGGTCAGTATGAATCCTACAAGTGCTTCACGATGCCCAATCTATACCATGTGATTGACGGCATTGACCTATTTAGCCCCAAGTTTAACCGCGTGCCACCCGGTGTGAATGAGCAAATATTCTTCCCTTACCATCAGATTAAAAATCAGGATGCTGCAAAAAATGCTGGCATTCAAGCACTGGTCTTTGAGCAGCAAAAACCGCACATTTTTGGTCATCTAGACCAGCCCAAAAAACGCCCAATGCTTGCGGTTTCATCGATGAGTGCCATTAAGAATGTAACCGGATTGGTGGAGTGCTTTGGTCGCAGCCTGGAATTGCAGACCCACTGTAACCTGATTCTGCTCACGAATGCATTGGATGTGGTAACTACTTCCAATTCCGAAGAAGGCAGGGAGATTTCCAAACTGCACGCCCTGATTGATCAGTATCGTCTGCATGGCCACATTCGTTGGTTGGACGTACGTCTGTCTACCCACGATCTCGGTGAAGCCTACCGAGCGATCGCCGATCGCCAAGGAATTTTTATTCACTTTGCCAAGTTTGAAGCCTTTGGACGCACGATTCTGGAAGCGATGATCTCCGGGTTGCCCACCTTTACAACTCAATTTGGCGGTTCCTTAGAAATTATCCAGGACGGCACCAACGGCTTTCATATTAACCCCACCGACTTAGACGGTAGCGCTGAGAAAATCCTCCAGTTTTTTCATCAATGCGATACCCATCCTGAATACTGGTACGAGATATCCAATCGCGCTATTCAACGGATTCAAGAGCAATACAACTGGCCAGTCCACACCCGACAGCTCTTACTGCTGACCAAGATTTATAGCTTTTGGAACTACATTTATTCTGACAATCGTCACGGGCTGCAATGCTACTTAGAAGCCCTTTTCTATCTCCTCTACAAACCCAGAGCCGAGCTGATTTTAGCAGAACATCTGAAACGGTAA
- a CDS encoding DUF4115 domain-containing protein produces MIVDGKSEFEGILNKGTQRTWQAQKELILRAGNAGAVMTSVNQGVEQPFGSLGEVKEITLSKNQVQIAPTN; encoded by the coding sequence GTGATTGTTGATGGCAAGTCAGAATTTGAAGGGATTCTCAACAAAGGCACTCAAAGAACCTGGCAGGCTCAGAAAGAACTGATCCTGAGGGCTGGCAATGCGGGTGCGGTGATGACCTCTGTCAATCAAGGGGTGGAACAACCCTTTGGCAGCCTCGGTGAAGTTAAAGAAATTACCCTATCTAAAAATCAAGTGCAGATCGCCCCAACTAATTAA
- a CDS encoding alpha-E domain-containing protein, whose protein sequence is MLSRVADAIYWLNRYIERAENVARFVDVNLTLMLDMPTGQLEQWEPLVMTTGDLPLFQSRYGQASPEAVIQFLTFDESYPNSILSCLRSARENARSIREIISSEMWEQVNSFYLMLQEAAKSQPLTSPNAFFAEVKLASHLFAGVMHATMTHNEGWHFGQIGRYLERADKTTRMLDVKYFILLPAVSFVGSALDELQWIALLKSASAYEMYRKRGAHRIVPQGVAEFLILDREFPRSIQYCLLQAERSLQTITGTLPGTWRDPVERVLGRLRSELDYLTIEEIMQRGLHEFLDDLQKRMNDIDSKIFETFFALSPISASAPLDTQTIAQTQSLMV, encoded by the coding sequence ATGCTGAGTCGTGTTGCCGATGCCATCTATTGGCTGAATCGCTACATTGAAAGGGCTGAAAACGTTGCTCGCTTTGTCGATGTCAACCTGACCCTTATGCTGGATATGCCTACAGGTCAACTGGAGCAGTGGGAACCCCTGGTGATGACTACCGGAGATTTGCCCTTATTTCAATCCCGGTACGGTCAGGCCAGTCCCGAAGCCGTGATCCAGTTCCTGACCTTTGATGAGAGTTATCCAAATTCAATTTTGTCCTGTCTACGCTCGGCTCGGGAAAATGCCCGATCCATTCGAGAAATTATTTCTTCGGAAATGTGGGAGCAGGTCAATTCATTTTACTTAATGTTGCAAGAGGCAGCGAAGAGTCAACCCCTGACATCGCCCAATGCTTTTTTTGCTGAGGTAAAACTGGCGAGCCATCTATTTGCCGGGGTGATGCACGCAACCATGACCCACAACGAGGGTTGGCACTTCGGACAGATTGGGCGCTATCTAGAGCGCGCTGACAAAACGACCCGGATGCTTGATGTCAAGTACTTTATCCTCCTCCCGGCGGTGAGCTTTGTGGGCTCCGCCCTGGATGAACTCCAGTGGATTGCCCTGCTTAAGTCCGCCAGTGCCTACGAAATGTATCGCAAACGGGGTGCCCATCGGATTGTTCCCCAAGGGGTGGCTGAGTTTTTGATTCTTGATCGGGAATTCCCCCGGTCGATCCAATATTGTCTATTGCAGGCAGAGCGATCGCTGCAAACCATTACAGGTACACTGCCTGGCACCTGGCGAGATCCAGTAGAGCGGGTACTGGGACGGCTGCGATCGGAACTGGACTATCTCACCATTGAAGAAATTATGCAGAGAGGATTACACGAATTTCTGGATGATCTGCAAAAGCGAATGAATGACATCGACAGCAAAATCTTTGAGACCTTCTTTGCCCTGTCACCCATCAGCGCCTCAGCGCCTCTTGATACTCAAACTATTGCCCAGACTCAATCCTTAATGGTTTAG
- a CDS encoding sensor histidine kinase has translation MRQVEQLFQIRPTHTSLLPPATPGQKALTAGQPIAVQPPQLLLPASLLPAAPLAPCSVLAILNPLIPSAQAIAQERGLILEVDLPDPLPPVHANLKTIQEAISNVIENALKYTPAGGQIWIHAYQDHPAVPHDDTVTIAISDTGPGISPGDQTHIFERHYRGSQAESDIPGSGLGLAIAHDLVQQMQGGIQVISPAQLPLNSQPAFNPNYPGTTFLIWLPVSHSVIIPR, from the coding sequence TTGAGACAGGTTGAGCAACTGTTCCAGATTCGCCCCACCCATACATCCCTCCTCCCCCCTGCTACCCCTGGGCAGAAGGCACTAACCGCTGGTCAACCTATAGCTGTGCAGCCCCCGCAGCTGTTGCTCCCCGCCAGTTTACTGCCTGCCGCTCCCCTGGCACCCTGTTCAGTCCTTGCCATCCTCAACCCCTTGATTCCCTCAGCCCAGGCGATCGCCCAGGAACGGGGGTTAATCTTAGAGGTCGATCTCCCTGACCCCTTGCCGCCAGTCCACGCTAATCTCAAGACAATTCAGGAAGCCATCTCCAACGTGATTGAAAACGCCCTTAAGTACACCCCCGCTGGGGGACAGATCTGGATTCACGCCTACCAAGATCATCCTGCGGTGCCCCATGACGATACCGTTACCATTGCCATCAGTGATACGGGTCCTGGCATTTCCCCTGGGGATCAGACTCATATTTTTGAGCGGCATTATCGTGGCAGTCAGGCAGAGAGTGATATTCCCGGTAGTGGTCTGGGACTGGCGATCGCCCACGATCTGGTACAGCAGATGCAGGGTGGCATTCAGGTGATTAGCCCCGCTCAACTCCCCCTCAATAGCCAACCCGCCTTCAACCCCAACTATCCAGGAACCACCTTCCTGATTTGGCTACCTGTTAGTCATTCAGTTATCATACCTAGGTAG
- a CDS encoding glycoside hydrolase family 65 protein: MNTPSSRDLIYTDWTLIESQFDPQQLRSRETVFTIGNGYLGTRGSFEEGYPHALPATLVHGVYDDVPVVYTELANCPDWLSLVVIVNGERFRLDRGEMIHYKRQLDLRHGMLSRSVRWRSPTGNTLDLKWERFASLADPQVLGLRCEITPVDFNGEIEVQSSLNGYPENQGFDHWERLDQGKTKLGIDLGIEPGIWLQVRTRSSRIELAMAAKMTVDGTDADFQVTNTPGYPTLMICFSGTAGQTVSLEKMVTVFTSQETELPVQAAQVKLAELPSYSVLRNAHQQAWNEVWQHSDIEIEGNSKAQLAVRYNLFQLFISASLHNSQVSVPAKTLSGFGYRGHIFWDTEIFILPFFTLTQPAIARNLLTYRYHTLNGARRKAAHSGYQGAMFAWESAATGDEVTPRWAMPNDPYAEDVRIWCRDREIHISADIAYAVWQYWQASGDDIWLRDFGAEIILDTALFWMSRLEWNAKQQRYELCGVIGADEYHEQVNNNVFTNRMVQWHLEKAVVVHEWMRLKFPDRATELAQRLQLTSEQLQHWQAMIAQIYILYDAKTGLIEQFEGFFQLKDIDLSAYEPRDRSIQAVLGIDETNQRQVLKQPDVLMLLYLMRGTPAAFPYCPDVLRRNWNYYAPRTDITYGSSLGPAIHAILAADLGAADPEEQFMQAALVDLEDTRGNTADGIHAASAGGIWQAVVFGFGGIQLKDSGPVATPHLPPSWTRLKFKLNWRGTWYSFDLSPPLAQAPDAQVPDIQGLIFDLDRGFDGHCRISLSSLAATG, from the coding sequence ATGAACACGCCAAGCTCTCGTGATTTGATTTACACAGACTGGACGCTGATCGAATCCCAATTTGATCCTCAGCAGTTGCGTTCTAGAGAAACCGTATTTACGATCGGCAACGGTTATTTAGGGACGCGGGGCAGTTTTGAGGAGGGCTACCCCCATGCCTTGCCAGCCACCTTAGTGCATGGGGTGTATGACGATGTGCCCGTGGTCTATACCGAGCTGGCAAATTGTCCCGACTGGTTGTCATTGGTTGTGATTGTCAACGGCGAGCGGTTTCGCCTCGATCGAGGTGAAATGATCCACTATAAACGGCAGCTCGACTTGCGTCACGGGATGCTGAGTCGATCGGTGCGCTGGCGGAGTCCCACTGGAAATACCTTAGATTTAAAGTGGGAGCGCTTTGCTAGCTTGGCAGATCCCCAGGTGTTGGGATTGCGCTGCGAGATTACCCCCGTCGATTTTAATGGTGAGATCGAGGTGCAGTCCAGCCTCAATGGCTATCCTGAAAATCAAGGCTTTGACCACTGGGAGCGGCTCGATCAGGGCAAGACAAAGCTAGGGATAGATCTGGGGATAGAGCCAGGGATTTGGCTTCAGGTTCGCACCCGCAGTTCCCGGATCGAACTTGCCATGGCGGCCAAAATGACGGTAGATGGCACCGATGCCGATTTTCAGGTGACGAATACACCGGGCTATCCCACCTTGATGATCTGCTTTAGCGGCACAGCAGGTCAAACCGTCAGCCTAGAAAAGATGGTGACGGTGTTCACCTCCCAGGAGACGGAGTTGCCAGTGCAGGCCGCACAAGTCAAATTGGCTGAACTGCCATCCTATAGCGTACTGCGCAATGCTCATCAGCAGGCGTGGAACGAGGTTTGGCAGCATAGTGATATTGAGATTGAGGGCAATAGCAAAGCTCAGTTGGCTGTTCGCTATAACCTGTTTCAACTCTTCATCAGTGCATCCCTACACAATAGTCAGGTCAGCGTTCCCGCTAAAACGCTGTCGGGATTTGGCTATCGAGGGCATATCTTTTGGGATACTGAAATTTTTATCCTGCCCTTTTTCACCTTGACGCAACCCGCGATCGCCCGCAACCTGCTGACCTACCGCTATCACACCCTGAATGGGGCTCGACGCAAAGCCGCACATAGTGGGTACCAAGGAGCAATGTTTGCCTGGGAAAGTGCGGCCACTGGAGATGAGGTAACGCCGCGATGGGCGATGCCCAACGATCCCTATGCAGAAGATGTGCGCATCTGGTGCCGCGATCGCGAAATTCATATTAGCGCCGACATTGCCTATGCTGTCTGGCAATACTGGCAGGCCAGCGGCGACGATATCTGGCTGCGAGACTTCGGAGCCGAAATCATCCTGGACACAGCCCTTTTCTGGATGAGTCGATTGGAGTGGAATGCCAAGCAGCAACGGTATGAACTGTGCGGTGTCATCGGAGCCGATGAATACCACGAGCAGGTGAATAACAATGTATTCACCAATCGCATGGTGCAGTGGCATTTAGAAAAGGCAGTTGTCGTCCATGAGTGGATGCGGCTCAAGTTTCCCGATCGTGCAACTGAACTAGCACAACGATTGCAACTCACCTCAGAGCAATTGCAGCACTGGCAAGCGATGATCGCCCAGATTTACATCCTTTACGATGCCAAAACCGGACTGATCGAACAATTCGAGGGGTTTTTCCAACTCAAGGATATCGACTTAAGCGCCTATGAACCGCGAGATCGATCCATTCAAGCGGTTCTCGGAATTGATGAAACAAATCAGCGGCAGGTACTCAAGCAACCCGACGTGCTGATGCTCCTCTACCTGATGCGAGGTACGCCAGCAGCCTTTCCCTATTGCCCTGACGTGCTGCGAAGGAACTGGAACTACTACGCTCCTCGCACAGACATCACCTACGGATCGTCCCTGGGGCCAGCCATTCACGCGATCCTCGCCGCCGATCTCGGGGCAGCCGATCCCGAAGAGCAGTTTATGCAGGCAGCCCTGGTTGATCTCGAAGATACGCGCGGTAATACAGCCGACGGCATTCATGCGGCTTCGGCAGGGGGGATCTGGCAAGCTGTGGTTTTCGGCTTCGGCGGCATTCAACTCAAGGACAGCGGCCCCGTTGCGACTCCCCATCTCCCTCCCAGTTGGACTCGCCTCAAATTTAAACTCAACTGGCGCGGCACCTGGTACAGTTTCGATCTATCACCCCCACTGGCTCAAGCCCCTGATGCTCAAGTTCCTGACATCCAAGGCTTGATCTTCGACCTCGATCGGGGTTTTGACGGACACTGCCGAATTTCACTATCGAGCCTGGCAGCGACTGGCTGA